From a single Nocardioides panacis genomic region:
- a CDS encoding FAD-dependent oxidoreductase: protein MDHTQVVVIGAGPHGLAATAHLKRAGAEVLTFGEPMGFWRTMPTGMLLRSNWTATSIAEHVGPLSLTSYCESTGTDVQRPVPLDSFIDYGMWVHATVAPDVDRRRVVSVEQEPRGFVVALADGDRVAAHKVVVAAGIAPFVNRPEVVASLPP from the coding sequence ATGGACCACACACAGGTCGTCGTCATCGGTGCCGGACCGCACGGGCTCGCGGCCACCGCTCACCTCAAGCGAGCAGGCGCAGAGGTCCTGACGTTCGGTGAGCCGATGGGCTTCTGGCGAACGATGCCCACAGGGATGCTGCTCCGGTCCAACTGGACGGCCACGAGCATCGCGGAACACGTGGGACCTCTGTCCCTGACGAGCTACTGCGAGTCCACCGGCACCGACGTACAGCGTCCCGTCCCGCTGGACAGCTTCATCGACTACGGCATGTGGGTGCACGCGACGGTAGCACCGGACGTCGACCGACGCCGTGTCGTGAGCGTCGAGCAGGAGCCGCGAGGGTTCGTCGTCGCGCTGGCGGACGGCGACCGCGTCGCTGCCCACAAGGTGGTCGTGGCGGCCGGCATTGCGCCCTTCGTCAACCGGCCCGAGGTGGTCGCTTCGCTGCCCCCCTGA
- a CDS encoding glycosyltransferase family 4 protein → MLSIAFTNYPVDTRVRREAEALVARGMSVDVICPWTPSLGGRRWIDGVTVHPVGTLELQHELSPLAYIQRDVAFVVRAAVAALRLQVRNRYDVVQVNTMPDYLVAAAALPKLLGAKVVLDVHDLVPELYAAKFGVDESSLVIKLVTFVERCCVRLADRALAVHRPHLEALLRHGNRETKFSIVMNTPDMRFFSRRNEPSLSGPFVLLYHGTVSRRHGLETAVRAVEIARQTYDDIELLIVGEGDDVERLKGIVDARGLGQAVRFEGMRPVEQLRPLFERASAGIVPYVEDPFTRYMLPVKLLEDVALGLPVISSETSTIRAYFDETMVAFVRPGDIADLAAKIVALRRDPELRDSLVRNADTFLEHYSWAHESEQYHSLIEGLAASRTTRFTGLRSMRNLLKERTHGQEDSGDRTR, encoded by the coding sequence GTGCTCTCGATCGCCTTCACGAACTATCCCGTGGACACGCGAGTTCGCCGGGAGGCGGAAGCGCTCGTCGCACGCGGCATGAGCGTGGACGTGATCTGCCCCTGGACACCGAGCCTCGGGGGGCGGCGGTGGATCGACGGCGTTACCGTCCATCCAGTCGGGACGCTCGAGCTGCAGCACGAGCTGAGTCCCCTGGCTTACATCCAGCGTGATGTCGCATTCGTCGTGCGCGCGGCCGTCGCCGCCCTGCGACTGCAGGTCCGGAACCGGTACGACGTCGTCCAGGTGAACACGATGCCGGACTACCTCGTCGCGGCTGCGGCGCTGCCGAAGCTGCTGGGCGCCAAGGTCGTGCTCGACGTGCACGACCTCGTTCCCGAGCTCTACGCAGCCAAGTTCGGAGTGGACGAGAGCAGTCTGGTCATCAAGCTGGTGACCTTCGTCGAGCGATGCTGCGTCCGCCTCGCCGATCGCGCGCTCGCGGTGCACCGCCCGCATCTCGAGGCCCTGCTGCGTCACGGCAACCGCGAGACCAAGTTCAGCATCGTGATGAACACGCCCGACATGCGGTTCTTCTCTCGACGGAACGAGCCTTCGCTCTCGGGACCGTTCGTGCTTCTGTACCACGGAACGGTCTCGCGTCGACACGGCCTCGAGACTGCTGTCCGTGCCGTCGAGATCGCTCGGCAGACGTACGACGACATCGAGCTCCTGATCGTCGGCGAGGGCGACGACGTGGAGCGGCTCAAGGGCATCGTCGACGCGCGCGGACTCGGTCAGGCGGTTCGCTTCGAGGGCATGCGGCCGGTCGAGCAGCTACGACCGCTGTTCGAGCGCGCGTCAGCAGGCATCGTCCCCTATGTCGAGGACCCATTCACGCGGTACATGCTGCCGGTGAAGCTGCTCGAGGACGTTGCGCTAGGTCTTCCTGTCATCTCGTCCGAGACGTCAACCATTCGTGCGTACTTCGACGAGACGATGGTCGCGTTCGTCCGCCCCGGCGACATCGCCGACCTGGCCGCGAAGATCGTAGCTCTCCGACGGGATCCGGAGCTGCGCGATTCGCTGGTTCGCAACGCGGACACGTTCCTCGAGCACTACTCGTGGGCCCACGAGAGCGAGCAGTACCACAGCCTGATCGAAGGACTCGCCGCCTCACGCACTACCCGGTTCACGGGATTGAGATCGATGCGCAACCTACTCAAGGAGCGGACTCATGGCCAAGAAGACAGCGGTGATAGGACTCGGTGA
- a CDS encoding pyridine nucleotide-disulfide oxidoreductase codes for MGNLLRLEEGALHAVAAAVALDPTFALGHAALALLGHELCAPVDIEARLRDARLHARRSTERERSHVEAVARHVGGDSGPLVRHLRRHPTDALLLSVAVPTIAFAGVTTVPRDAWEIVERCAPAYGDDWWFTGLLAFMRQEQGRFDEAMELSCLSLDVEPGAGHSAHARAHAHYETGDHTGGLAWMDGWITGAGAQADSLCHFSWHAAMHELSMGDLDAVRLRYDAQLRPQPGLGCRNLVDSGSLLWRWALTPGSTAVPRIEEVLAVVDSALLASPQSPFMAMHAAVVLCAAEDAEGLATLARSCAARTDPTHVEVTAPLARALRRLVLGDPSGAADAIAALAPQLGRVGGSDAQREVVEETRICALVKAGRYPEALTVIDGRLDRRRCRRDEWFQAQAQLTEIWSPSTARFFDASGA; via the coding sequence GTGGGCAACCTGCTCCGGCTCGAGGAGGGCGCGCTGCACGCGGTCGCGGCCGCCGTCGCCCTGGACCCGACCTTCGCGCTCGGCCACGCGGCCCTGGCCCTGCTCGGCCACGAGCTCTGCGCCCCCGTCGACATCGAGGCCCGGTTGCGGGACGCCCGGCTGCACGCCCGCCGCAGCACGGAGCGTGAGCGCAGCCACGTCGAGGCGGTCGCCCGGCACGTCGGCGGCGACTCCGGGCCGCTGGTCCGGCACCTGCGCCGGCACCCCACCGACGCCCTGCTGCTCTCGGTCGCGGTCCCGACGATCGCCTTCGCCGGGGTCACGACCGTTCCCCGGGACGCCTGGGAGATCGTCGAGCGGTGCGCCCCCGCCTACGGCGACGACTGGTGGTTCACCGGCCTGCTCGCGTTCATGCGGCAGGAGCAGGGCCGCTTCGACGAGGCCATGGAGCTGTCCTGCCTCTCGCTCGACGTCGAGCCCGGCGCCGGCCACTCGGCGCACGCCCGGGCGCACGCGCATTACGAGACCGGCGACCACACCGGCGGCCTGGCCTGGATGGACGGCTGGATCACCGGCGCTGGTGCGCAGGCCGACAGCCTGTGCCACTTCTCCTGGCACGCGGCCATGCACGAGCTGTCGATGGGCGACCTGGACGCCGTCCGCCTGCGGTACGACGCACAGCTCCGGCCGCAGCCCGGCCTGGGGTGCCGCAACCTCGTGGACAGCGGCTCGCTGCTGTGGCGCTGGGCCCTGACGCCGGGCAGCACCGCGGTGCCGAGGATCGAGGAGGTGCTCGCGGTCGTCGACTCCGCGCTGCTCGCCTCGCCCCAGTCGCCGTTCATGGCGATGCACGCCGCGGTCGTGCTGTGCGCCGCCGAGGACGCCGAGGGACTGGCGACGCTCGCGCGGTCCTGCGCGGCTCGCACCGACCCCACCCACGTCGAGGTCACCGCCCCGCTGGCCCGGGCGCTGCGCCGCCTGGTGCTCGGCGACCCGTCGGGCGCCGCCGACGCGATCGCCGCGCTGGCGCCGCAGCTGGGCCGGGTGGGCGGCAGCGACGCCCAGCGCGAGGTCGTCGAGGAGACCCGGATATGCGCGCTGGTGAAGGCCGGCCGCTACCCCGAGGCGCTCACCGTCATCGACGGGCGGCTGGACCGGCGGCGGTGCCGACGCGACGAGTGGTTCCAGGCGCAGGCTCAGCTGACCGAGATCTGGTCGCCGTCCACTGCTCGGTTCTTCGACGCCAGCGGCGCCTGA
- a CDS encoding glycosyltransferase family 2 protein, with the protein MVPGVNGGERATTGATAPSPLHPVPSDQRVGLRVSVVIPTLNEVGNIAAVLEQMRRFDDIIIVDGFSQDGTVEKARSVRPDVRVVERPPRGKGDALRAGFEAATGDVIVMMDADGSMDPGEADVFVAMLNVGFDLVKGSRLACGGGSHDLTTVRWLGNRALCGLANALFHTQWTDLCYGYVAFRRSALPRLALTANGFEIESQILSHAALAGLRIAEIPSVEFPRITGDSHLNARKDGTRVLKEILTARFSPRARRSAVALRPMIPVE; encoded by the coding sequence GTGGTCCCCGGGGTCAACGGCGGGGAACGGGCCACGACCGGCGCCACGGCGCCCTCGCCGCTGCACCCCGTCCCCTCGGACCAGCGGGTCGGGCTGCGCGTCAGCGTGGTGATCCCGACCCTCAACGAGGTCGGCAACATCGCGGCGGTGCTGGAGCAGATGCGCCGGTTCGACGACATCATCATCGTCGACGGGTTCTCCCAGGACGGCACCGTCGAGAAGGCCCGCTCGGTGCGACCGGACGTCCGGGTCGTCGAACGGCCGCCCCGCGGGAAGGGCGACGCCCTGCGGGCCGGCTTCGAGGCGGCGACCGGCGACGTCATCGTGATGATGGACGCCGACGGGAGCATGGACCCCGGAGAGGCCGACGTCTTCGTCGCGATGCTCAACGTGGGCTTCGACCTGGTGAAGGGCTCCCGGCTCGCCTGCGGCGGTGGGTCCCACGACCTGACCACCGTGCGCTGGCTGGGCAACCGGGCGCTGTGCGGGCTGGCCAACGCGTTGTTCCACACGCAGTGGACCGACCTCTGCTACGGGTACGTCGCCTTCCGGCGTTCGGCCCTGCCGCGGCTCGCGCTGACCGCGAACGGGTTCGAGATCGAGTCCCAGATCCTCAGCCACGCCGCACTGGCCGGCCTGCGGATCGCGGAGATCCCGAGCGTGGAGTTCCCGCGGATCACCGGTGACTCGCACCTCAACGCCCGCAAGGACGGCACCCGCGTCCTGAAGGAGATCCTCACCGCGCGCTTCTCGCCCCGGGCCCGGCGCTCCGCCGTCGCCCTCCGACCGATGATCCCCGTCGAGTAG
- a CDS encoding carboxylate--amine ligase, whose translation MRGTLASRWARPAGRGGDDADRHDELLRIVELNQLSGWALIATDDEDAATIARLHPALSEHLVLTVPPWDVLEAAYDKRVMHEVAARAGIAQPATMFPGSAEQLSHVERFPVVVKPAHKAVPNELTAAKCWRADDRVTLSALYQRACRLMEARALMVQELVAGDGQYSFAALCRDGRVLASLTARRTRQYPLDFGRASTFVQTIEDRTVEDDARRLLAAMRLTGLVEVEFKRDPTTGANLLLDVNARAWGWQSLGARAGVDFPYLLWLMACALPVRALDARPGVGWMRLVFDVPAAASAVRTGQLTVRDYLRSFRRPLVHAVIAADDPVPGLLDTVLLGSIFASRLRHGHVG comes from the coding sequence TTGCGCGGTACTCTCGCTTCACGGTGGGCGCGACCCGCTGGCCGCGGGGGGGACGATGCCGATCGGCACGACGAGCTGCTGCGAATCGTCGAGCTCAACCAGCTGTCCGGATGGGCGCTGATCGCGACGGACGACGAGGATGCGGCGACGATCGCGCGCCTGCATCCGGCGCTCTCCGAGCACCTGGTCCTTACGGTCCCGCCGTGGGACGTCCTGGAGGCGGCCTACGACAAACGGGTCATGCACGAGGTGGCAGCACGGGCCGGGATCGCGCAGCCGGCGACGATGTTTCCCGGGAGTGCCGAGCAGCTGAGCCACGTCGAGCGTTTCCCCGTCGTGGTGAAGCCGGCCCACAAAGCAGTGCCGAACGAGCTGACGGCAGCGAAGTGCTGGCGCGCCGACGACCGGGTGACCTTGTCGGCGCTCTACCAACGTGCGTGCCGGCTCATGGAAGCGAGGGCGTTGATGGTCCAGGAACTCGTTGCCGGCGACGGCCAGTACTCGTTTGCCGCGCTGTGTCGGGACGGCCGCGTGCTCGCCTCGCTCACTGCCCGGCGTACACGCCAGTACCCACTGGACTTCGGGAGAGCCAGCACGTTCGTGCAGACGATCGAGGACCGGACCGTCGAGGATGACGCACGCCGACTGCTGGCGGCGATGCGGCTCACCGGACTCGTCGAGGTCGAGTTCAAGCGGGACCCGACGACCGGCGCGAATCTGCTGCTCGACGTCAACGCGCGTGCGTGGGGCTGGCAGTCGCTCGGTGCGAGGGCCGGCGTGGACTTCCCGTACCTGTTGTGGCTCATGGCGTGTGCACTGCCCGTCCGTGCCCTCGACGCGCGGCCGGGTGTCGGCTGGATGCGGCTGGTCTTCGACGTCCCGGCCGCCGCATCCGCTGTGCGCACCGGGCAGCTGACGGTGCGCGACTACCTGCGGTCCTTCCGTCGCCCCCTCGTGCACGCGGTCATCGCCGCGGACGACCCCGTGCCCGGCCTGCTCGACACCGTTCTCCTCGGCTCGATCTTCGCTTCCAGGCTCCGCCATGGTCATGTCGGTTGA
- a CDS encoding GNAT family N-acetyltransferase, producing the protein MVMSVESLVHPRRRTLQRALVPPSSFAVVDPVRDPRWAALAQTASGSCAFHHPAWLAMLERVYGYQVIACAVLDGDGRFEAGLPMALVGGRVNRARLVALPFSDVVVPLARDARASQWHRLRIALDQFRQQNALSIELRGEFPGVPREAISTYRHHLLSLTQGYEAVVSGMKPQVARGERRARREGLRVEFRTDGGALGEFFDLHVRTRKRQGVPTQPRRFIMALEDLFAEGLGFVVVVRDGRVPATAAVFLSSNGTLIYKYGASDPRLLAKRPNNLLFMDTIRWACEHGLERLDFGRTDADHDSLCSFKRSFGAAETSLAYSTLAGDDVPARRGHVLAATVIRRSPPFVGRFAGELLYRDFAA; encoded by the coding sequence ATGGTCATGTCGGTTGAGTCGCTCGTGCACCCCCGCCGCAGAACCCTGCAGCGCGCGCTCGTGCCCCCGTCCAGCTTCGCGGTCGTCGACCCGGTCCGCGACCCGCGCTGGGCGGCCCTCGCGCAGACCGCCTCGGGCAGTTGCGCGTTCCACCACCCAGCCTGGCTCGCGATGCTCGAACGGGTCTACGGCTACCAGGTCATCGCCTGCGCAGTCCTCGACGGCGATGGAAGGTTCGAGGCCGGCTTGCCGATGGCGCTGGTCGGCGGCCGCGTGAACAGAGCCCGGCTCGTCGCACTGCCGTTCAGTGACGTGGTCGTTCCCCTTGCACGCGACGCCCGCGCGAGTCAGTGGCACCGGCTGAGGATCGCGTTGGACCAGTTCCGGCAACAGAACGCACTCTCGATCGAGCTGCGCGGTGAGTTCCCCGGCGTCCCGCGGGAGGCGATCTCGACCTATCGACATCATCTGCTTTCCCTGACACAAGGCTACGAGGCGGTGGTAAGCGGCATGAAGCCGCAGGTGGCCCGGGGTGAGCGGCGCGCTCGCCGCGAAGGTTTGCGCGTCGAGTTCCGGACCGACGGCGGTGCCCTTGGCGAGTTCTTCGACCTGCACGTACGCACACGCAAGCGCCAGGGCGTGCCGACACAGCCGCGTCGCTTCATCATGGCCCTCGAGGACCTCTTCGCGGAGGGTCTCGGGTTCGTCGTCGTCGTGCGCGACGGCCGCGTCCCCGCCACCGCGGCCGTGTTCTTGTCCTCCAACGGGACACTCATCTACAAGTACGGCGCCTCAGACCCTCGCCTTCTGGCCAAGCGCCCGAACAACCTGCTCTTCATGGACACGATCCGCTGGGCGTGCGAGCACGGACTCGAGCGTCTGGACTTCGGGCGGACGGATGCAGACCACGACAGCCTGTGCTCCTTCAAGCGTTCGTTCGGAGCGGCGGAGACGTCGCTCGCCTACAGCACGCTGGCAGGCGACGACGTCCCGGCTCGACGCGGCCACGTCCTGGCGGCGACGGTCATCCGCCGCTCACCGCCCTTCGTGGGTAGGTTCGCCGGCGAGCTGCTCTACCGGGACTTCGCGGCATGA